A genomic region of Desulfosarcina ovata subsp. ovata contains the following coding sequences:
- a CDS encoding ATP-binding protein has product MNPSSYFVFDDFARALENLENAFRNENDRYLMLTGETGVGKTWLCRQLNTVLDRCRHRVLYFSHARHLSATALVRVLATWMRLPTRRSHSETLQGLISALGEQPHQLLIWFDEAHELADETLLEAKALAESNLDDSCPVRILLIGMPLLRDKVQAIAPLWRRIVVREELTGLTFDELPPFIEYHFGPENLQRICQQGMHILFERARGIPGLVVPMLKKILAESKPDGPIDPFTLDDILQRWELT; this is encoded by the coding sequence ATGAACCCATCGTCCTACTTTGTCTTTGACGACTTTGCACGGGCGCTTGAAAACCTTGAAAACGCCTTTCGAAACGAAAACGACCGTTATCTCATGTTAACCGGTGAGACCGGTGTCGGCAAAACCTGGCTGTGCCGGCAGCTGAACACCGTCCTGGACCGCTGCAGGCATCGCGTGCTGTATTTTTCTCACGCTCGTCATCTGAGTGCAACCGCCCTGGTCCGCGTGCTGGCCACCTGGATGAGGCTGCCCACCCGACGTTCTCACAGCGAAACGCTCCAGGGCCTGATATCCGCGCTTGGCGAACAACCCCACCAGTTACTGATATGGTTCGACGAAGCACACGAATTGGCCGATGAAACCCTGCTGGAGGCAAAGGCGCTGGCCGAAAGCAATCTTGACGACAGCTGCCCGGTACGCATCCTGCTGATCGGTATGCCTTTGCTGCGGGACAAAGTTCAGGCCATTGCCCCTTTGTGGCGACGTATCGTGGTTAGGGAAGAGTTGACCGGTTTGACATTCGATGAACTGCCTCCTTTTATCGAATATCACTTCGGCCCCGAAAATTTGCAGCGCATCTGTCAGCAGGGGATGCATATCCTGTTTGAACGCGCCAGAGGCATCCCGGGCCTGGTTGTCCCTATGCTCAAAAAAATCTTGGCCGAAAGCAAACCGGACGGCCCCATCGATCCCTTTACCCTCGACGACATCCTCCAACGCTGGGAACTGACATGA
- a CDS encoding metallophosphoesterase codes for MNLHVLSDLHVEFGDFSVPDVGADVVVLAGDTHVGIRGLRWVLDQGIKIPVIYVLGNHEFYRDKFPGLIDEMKKEVEGTNVWVLENDMFEIGGFRFFGCTLWTDMALLGDPGVAMAVAGDRMNDYRLIRNSKTYGRLRPIDTVAWHKRSVEKLREFLESGDPERSVVVTHDCPSIKSIPERFRGHALSSAFASNMEGLIQKHQPKLWIHGHTHDSFDYKIGKTRIICNPRGYVPSADNPEFKEGMTIEV; via the coding sequence ATGAATCTGCACGTTTTGTCTGATCTGCACGTCGAGTTCGGCGACTTTAGTGTTCCCGACGTTGGCGCTGACGTTGTTGTTTTGGCTGGCGACACTCACGTCGGGATCCGGGGGCTGCGGTGGGTGCTCGACCAGGGAATCAAGATCCCGGTGATCTATGTTCTCGGTAACCACGAGTTTTATCGCGACAAGTTTCCGGGACTGATCGACGAAATGAAGAAAGAGGTGGAAGGCACCAACGTGTGGGTCCTTGAGAACGACATGTTTGAAATTGGAGGTTTCCGTTTTTTTGGCTGTACGCTGTGGACCGACATGGCGTTGCTCGGAGACCCTGGCGTCGCGATGGCTGTTGCCGGCGACCGAATGAACGATTATCGGCTGATCCGCAACAGCAAGACGTATGGGAGGCTCCGGCCGATCGACACCGTTGCCTGGCACAAACGGTCAGTGGAGAAACTCCGTGAATTCCTGGAATCAGGTGACCCTGAGCGCTCAGTCGTCGTGACGCACGATTGCCCGTCCATCAAGTCTATTCCTGAACGGTTCCGCGGCCACGCCCTCTCCTCGGCGTTCGCATCCAACATGGAAGGCCTCATCCAGAAACACCAACCAAAACTCTGGATCCACGGCCACACCCACGACAGCTTCGACTACAAAATCGGAAAAACCAGGATCATCTGCAATCCAAGAGGATATGTGCCAAGCGCGGACAACCCGGAATTCAAGGAAGGGATGACGATTGAAGTATGA